The following are encoded together in the Pectobacterium punjabense genome:
- a CDS encoding glycoside hydrolase family 32 protein: MKEVHLLKRMAHALMSGHSRKQEDPYRPEWHLSPCVGLLNDPNGFIHHKGRYHLFYQWNPLSCAHGAKFWGHWSSTDLVNWKHEPVALVPSESYESHGCYSGSAVVDQGAIMLMYTGNVKYDDGSRTAFQCIARENPHGEYDKLGAVLTLPDGYTGHVRDPKVWRHDAHWYMVLGAQDLDLQGKVLLYRSTDLLAWDKIGEIAGSRLGGLGDFGYMWECPDLFPLDGKDVLVCCPQGVPAEEERYLNTFQAGYFIGSLDYTSGAYPHQEFHELDLGFEFYAPQTTLSEDGRRLLFGWMSIPDDNEFFEPTIEYGWIHTMTCPRELTLHGNRVYQRPARELQQLRKQHYRWQGVANYASPLPISRAEVLVTVQGEFQCNLASQIVLCWDGERVTMSRHNRRTGEPEHRYWRGDLSQLQILCDRSSVEIFINDGEAVMSARYFPESEATITFSGSGRLTLQHWLLAPCVIE; encoded by the coding sequence ATGAAGGAAGTCCACTTATTAAAGCGCATGGCGCACGCCCTGATGTCAGGTCACTCACGGAAACAGGAAGACCCGTATCGCCCGGAATGGCATCTATCCCCGTGCGTAGGCCTACTCAACGATCCGAACGGATTTATTCATCACAAGGGGCGTTACCATCTGTTTTATCAGTGGAACCCTTTGTCTTGTGCCCACGGAGCGAAATTCTGGGGGCACTGGAGCTCCACCGATCTGGTGAACTGGAAGCATGAGCCCGTCGCACTGGTGCCGAGCGAAAGCTATGAAAGCCACGGCTGCTACTCCGGTTCTGCCGTGGTGGATCAAGGGGCCATCATGCTGATGTATACGGGTAACGTGAAATACGACGATGGCTCACGCACCGCGTTTCAATGCATCGCCCGTGAGAATCCTCACGGTGAATATGACAAGTTGGGAGCCGTGCTGACGCTTCCTGACGGCTATACGGGCCACGTTCGCGATCCTAAAGTGTGGCGTCATGACGCTCATTGGTACATGGTGCTCGGTGCGCAGGATCTCGATCTTCAGGGAAAAGTCCTGCTCTATCGTTCTACCGACCTGCTGGCATGGGACAAGATCGGCGAGATCGCCGGTTCCCGTTTAGGTGGACTTGGTGATTTTGGCTATATGTGGGAGTGTCCAGACCTCTTCCCGCTGGATGGCAAAGATGTACTGGTTTGCTGCCCACAGGGTGTTCCTGCCGAGGAAGAACGCTACCTGAATACCTTCCAGGCTGGCTATTTTATTGGCTCGCTCGACTACACAAGCGGTGCTTACCCACATCAGGAATTCCACGAACTGGATCTCGGTTTCGAATTTTACGCGCCACAAACCACGCTGAGTGAAGATGGGCGACGCTTGCTATTCGGCTGGATGTCGATTCCTGACGATAATGAGTTTTTTGAACCGACGATCGAATACGGTTGGATTCATACCATGACCTGCCCGCGTGAACTCACACTGCATGGCAACCGCGTTTACCAGCGTCCTGCTCGCGAACTGCAACAGTTGCGCAAGCAGCATTACCGTTGGCAGGGTGTCGCAAACTATGCATCACCGCTCCCCATTAGTCGCGCGGAAGTGCTCGTCACCGTTCAGGGGGAATTCCAGTGCAACCTTGCCTCGCAGATTGTTCTCTGTTGGGACGGTGAACGCGTAACGATGAGCCGACACAACCGTCGCACCGGGGAACCCGAACACCGCTATTGGCGCGGCGATCTAAGTCAATTGCAGATACTGTGCGATCGCTCCAGCGTTGAAATTTTTATCAACGATGGCGAAGCCGTGATGTCTGCACGCTATTTCCCAGAAAGCGAGGCGACGATCACGTTCAGCGGCTCTGGGCGATTAACGCTACAACACTGGCTGTTAGCGCCATGCGTGATAGAATAA
- a CDS encoding sucrose-specific PTS transporter subunit IIBC has product MDINATASALIPLLGGKENIASAAHCATRLRLVLNDDGLADKKAIENVDGVKGCFQNAGQMQIIFGTGLVNKVYAEFIKAAGISESSKSEAASIAAKKLNPLQRLARLLSNIFVPIMPAIIASGLLMGLLGMIKTYGWVDASSAIFVMLDMFSSAAFIILPVLIGFTAAREFGGNPYLGATLGGILTHPALTNAWGVAGGFQTMHFFGMDIAMIGYQGTVFPVLLAVWFMSIVEKRLRKIVPDALDIIVTPFLTVIISGFVAMLIIGPAGRALGDGISFLLSTLIAHAGWLAGLLFGGLYSAIVITGVHHSFHAIEAGLLGNPSIGVNFLLPIWAMANVAQGGACLAVYFKTRDAKTRAIAVPAGLSCLLGITEAAIFGINLRFIKPFLAALAGGALGGAWVVFNHVNMTAVGLTGFPGLAIVQGGSMLNYLIGMFIAFGAAFTLSLLLKYKTDSE; this is encoded by the coding sequence ATGGATATCAACGCAACTGCCTCCGCGCTCATCCCCTTACTTGGCGGAAAAGAGAATATCGCCAGTGCTGCCCACTGCGCCACTCGCCTGCGTTTAGTGCTGAACGACGACGGTCTGGCAGACAAAAAAGCGATCGAGAACGTTGATGGCGTTAAAGGGTGCTTTCAGAACGCCGGACAAATGCAAATTATTTTCGGTACCGGTCTGGTGAATAAGGTCTACGCTGAATTCATTAAAGCCGCTGGCATCAGTGAATCAAGTAAATCCGAAGCCGCCTCGATCGCCGCGAAAAAGCTTAACCCGCTGCAAAGACTGGCGCGTCTGCTATCGAATATTTTCGTCCCTATCATGCCGGCAATTATCGCTTCCGGCCTGTTGATGGGTCTGCTCGGCATGATCAAGACCTACGGCTGGGTCGATGCCAGCAGTGCGATCTTCGTGATGCTGGATATGTTCAGTTCCGCAGCCTTTATTATCTTGCCTGTTTTGATCGGTTTTACCGCCGCAAGGGAATTCGGCGGCAACCCCTATCTGGGCGCAACGCTGGGCGGTATCCTGACACATCCGGCGCTGACCAATGCCTGGGGCGTCGCAGGGGGCTTCCAGACCATGCATTTCTTCGGCATGGACATCGCCATGATTGGCTATCAGGGCACCGTGTTCCCGGTACTGCTGGCCGTCTGGTTCATGAGCATCGTGGAAAAGCGCCTGCGTAAAATCGTACCCGATGCGCTGGATATCATCGTCACGCCTTTCCTGACGGTCATCATTTCCGGCTTCGTCGCCATGTTGATCATTGGTCCGGCTGGGCGCGCATTGGGCGACGGCATCTCTTTCTTACTCAGCACGTTGATTGCTCACGCTGGCTGGCTGGCCGGTTTGCTGTTCGGTGGCCTCTATTCCGCCATCGTCATCACTGGCGTTCATCACAGTTTCCATGCCATTGAAGCTGGGCTACTGGGTAACCCTAGTATCGGCGTCAACTTCCTGCTGCCGATTTGGGCGATGGCGAACGTAGCGCAGGGTGGCGCGTGTCTGGCGGTCTATTTCAAAACGCGTGATGCCAAAACCCGAGCCATTGCCGTTCCCGCAGGGCTGTCTTGTCTGCTGGGCATCACGGAAGCCGCGATATTTGGTATCAACCTGCGCTTCATTAAACCGTTCCTGGCCGCACTGGCTGGCGGTGCGCTCGGTGGCGCGTGGGTGGTCTTCAATCACGTCAATATGACGGCCGTCGGGCTGACCGGTTTTCCGGGGCTGGCCATTGTGCAAGGAGGATCGATGCTTAACTACCTGATTGGGATGTTCATTGCGTTCGGTGCCGCCTTTACCCTGTCCTTATTGCTGAAATATAAAACGGATAGCGAATAA
- a CDS encoding carbohydrate porin, protein MKPSHLAVTIGLLLSSPLYVSAANTDSIEARLNAMEQRLQQAEARAQAAEARANAAEKQTQQLATRTTQTEQKTQQVEQRTTALAKQKSFADGFEFHGYARSGLSINDSATSAKTDIGPGMSPAGQTGGHIGRLGNEDDTYVEIKLEHKQKLDNGATTRFKVMMADGQRSYNDWTAATSDLNIREAFVELGSLPTFTGAFKDTTLWAGKRFDRDNFDIHWLDSDVVFLAGTGGGIYDVKWADSAKSNFSLYGRSLGEITSLDNDIKNYVFTANNYVGPFQFMLSGLTAKNNDVKQNTGTSRDNTFVTNTNAGDKGYHAMVAYHGDSFYGLRDGTSKTAILYGHGLGGEVKNIGADGNLTNDANTWRFATYGTTALNKTWSFAPSILAQTSKDRYVNGDSYEWVTFNARLIQEITENFALAYEGSYQYMDLDPRGYRSLNQVSGGFYKLTFAPTFKVGDIGNFFSRPELRVFASYMDWDKRLDNYSSEDTFGSTGFKAGGEWNFGIQMETWF, encoded by the coding sequence ATGAAACCAAGCCACCTTGCTGTGACGATAGGGTTATTACTCTCCTCCCCGCTTTATGTATCTGCTGCCAACACCGACAGTATTGAGGCCCGCCTGAACGCTATGGAGCAGCGTTTACAACAGGCAGAAGCCCGTGCTCAAGCCGCCGAGGCCAGAGCCAATGCCGCTGAAAAGCAAACCCAGCAGCTCGCCACCCGCACTACACAAACCGAACAGAAAACCCAGCAGGTGGAGCAGCGCACGACGGCGCTGGCAAAGCAGAAGTCGTTCGCCGATGGATTTGAATTCCACGGCTACGCGCGTTCCGGTTTGTCGATCAATGATTCTGCCACCAGCGCCAAAACCGATATCGGGCCGGGTATGTCCCCTGCGGGTCAGACGGGCGGGCATATTGGCCGCTTGGGTAATGAAGACGACACCTACGTTGAGATCAAACTAGAGCACAAACAAAAGCTGGATAACGGCGCGACCACACGTTTCAAGGTCATGATGGCGGACGGCCAACGCAGCTATAACGACTGGACGGCAGCCACCAGCGACCTGAACATCCGCGAAGCCTTCGTCGAGCTGGGTTCACTACCGACTTTCACCGGCGCGTTTAAGGACACCACGCTGTGGGCGGGTAAACGCTTCGATCGCGATAACTTCGATATTCACTGGCTCGATAGCGACGTGGTCTTCCTTGCAGGCACCGGCGGCGGTATCTATGACGTGAAATGGGCGGATAGCGCCAAGAGTAACTTCTCGCTGTATGGCCGCAGCCTCGGCGAAATTACCTCGCTGGATAACGACATCAAAAACTACGTCTTTACCGCGAATAACTACGTCGGGCCATTCCAGTTCATGCTGAGCGGATTAACCGCCAAGAACAACGATGTAAAACAAAATACCGGTACAAGCCGCGATAACACCTTCGTTACCAATACCAATGCGGGCGACAAAGGCTATCACGCGATGGTGGCGTACCACGGCGACAGCTTCTACGGCTTACGCGACGGGACATCAAAAACCGCGATCCTTTACGGTCACGGTCTGGGCGGTGAAGTGAAGAACATCGGTGCCGACGGTAACCTGACCAATGACGCCAACACCTGGCGCTTTGCGACCTACGGCACCACGGCGCTGAACAAGACCTGGAGCTTCGCGCCGTCCATTCTGGCGCAGACCAGCAAAGATCGTTACGTCAATGGCGACAGCTACGAATGGGTAACTTTTAATGCGCGCCTGATTCAGGAAATCACCGAAAATTTTGCACTGGCTTATGAAGGCAGCTATCAATACATGGACCTCGATCCGCGCGGCTATCGCAGCCTGAATCAAGTGAGCGGCGGCTTCTATAAACTGACCTTTGCGCCTACGTTCAAGGTCGGCGATATCGGCAACTTCTTTAGCCGCCCTGAATTGCGCGTGTTTGCCAGTTATATGGACTGGGATAAACGACTGGATAATTACTCCAGCGAAGATACGTTTGGCTCCACCGGCTTTAAAGCAGGCGGCGAATGGAACTTTGGCATCCAGATGGAAACCTGGTTCTGA
- a CDS encoding aminoimidazole riboside kinase — protein MANRIWVMGDAVVDLIPEDTERYLKCPGGAPANVAVGIARLGGNSAFVGRVGDDVFGHFLKTVLEQENVDTHYMAHDRHHRTSTVVVSLDETGERTFTFMVRPSADLFLQPEDLPIFNRREWLHLCSIALSQEPSRSTAFEAMRKVKASLGRVSFDPNIRDDLWHSEQELRDCLTQALMLADVVKLSREELTFLCPTADVEEGIQQFMQRYPTRLLLVTLGSEGVWLHDRHQLQHFAAPMVTPVDTTGAGDAFVAGLLHGLAQYDDLSQPLSWDPIIEQAQRCGALATTAKGAMTALPYAQQLHTLPVTKS, from the coding sequence ATGGCAAACAGAATTTGGGTCATGGGCGACGCGGTTGTCGATCTCATCCCGGAAGATACGGAACGCTATCTGAAATGCCCCGGCGGTGCGCCAGCCAATGTCGCTGTCGGCATTGCCAGACTGGGGGGAAACAGCGCCTTTGTCGGTCGCGTCGGTGACGATGTTTTTGGGCATTTTCTCAAAACGGTGCTGGAGCAGGAAAACGTCGATACCCACTATATGGCGCACGACAGGCATCACCGGACATCAACCGTGGTCGTGAGCCTTGATGAGACGGGGGAACGCACTTTCACGTTTATGGTGCGTCCCAGTGCCGACCTGTTTTTACAGCCGGAAGATCTACCAATATTTAACCGCAGAGAGTGGCTGCACCTCTGCTCCATCGCGCTGTCGCAAGAACCGTCGCGCAGTACCGCATTTGAGGCGATGCGCAAGGTTAAAGCCTCGCTGGGGCGGGTCAGTTTCGACCCTAATATCCGTGACGACCTCTGGCACAGCGAGCAGGAACTGCGCGATTGCCTGACACAGGCGCTGATGCTGGCCGATGTGGTAAAACTGTCGCGCGAGGAGCTGACCTTTCTCTGTCCAACAGCGGATGTTGAAGAAGGGATTCAACAGTTCATGCAGCGCTACCCTACTCGATTGCTGCTGGTGACGCTGGGCAGCGAAGGCGTCTGGCTGCACGATCGCCACCAGCTACAGCACTTTGCCGCACCAATGGTGACCCCTGTCGATACTACGGGAGCAGGGGATGCCTTCGTCGCCGGTTTACTGCATGGCCTGGCGCAATATGACGACCTGTCACAGCCACTTAGCTGGGACCCAATTATCGAGCAGGCGCAGCGGTGCGGTGCGCTGGCTACCACGGCAAAAGGCGCAATGACAGCACTCCCTTACGCGCAGCAATTGCACACCCTCCCCGTAACCAAGTCCTAA
- a CDS encoding bactofilin family protein → MFSFDKNKKDVKEPQGHSEVNSSPAISPSNELINSVNPVRVKKDTFISQGARMTGALSVDGNITVEGQVEGDVQCDNTVKVEHTGQVNGEIKSQQIVINGRVEGRVAASVVAILAQGKVFGDIFTDELSIEKGGIFTGQSHPLTPPTQSQEKLTYVEKKKEKTSKTPAEQENVVALASNAPTA, encoded by the coding sequence ATGTTTTCATTTGATAAAAACAAAAAAGACGTAAAAGAACCGCAAGGGCACAGTGAAGTAAACAGCTCTCCCGCTATTAGCCCATCGAACGAGTTGATTAATTCAGTGAATCCTGTGCGCGTGAAAAAGGACACCTTTATTTCTCAGGGCGCGCGTATGACGGGCGCTTTATCTGTTGATGGCAACATTACCGTGGAAGGTCAGGTAGAGGGTGATGTGCAGTGTGATAACACGGTGAAAGTGGAGCACACGGGTCAGGTAAACGGTGAAATAAAATCGCAGCAGATCGTCATCAACGGCCGCGTTGAAGGACGTGTGGCTGCCAGCGTTGTGGCTATTTTGGCGCAGGGAAAAGTGTTCGGTGATATTTTCACTGATGAACTCTCTATCGAAAAAGGCGGCATCTTCACGGGTCAATCCCATCCGCTAACCCCGCCAACGCAGAGTCAGGAAAAACTGACCTATGTGGAAAAGAAAAAAGAGAAAACCAGCAAAACGCCCGCAGAACAAGAAAATGTCGTGGCGCTAGCGAGTAATGCGCCCACGGCGTGA